The Gaiellales bacterium genome has a window encoding:
- a CDS encoding S53 family peptidase yields MARRSGRAMLATATVLGAVLMAGTTPATGAGRMVTLRGSTPVWASQPALRPSPADGHVSVRVILAPRGGVAALESAVLATTTPDSSRYRHFLTPAQFRARYEPTDAAVAAVRGWLQRSGMHVTQVSPYRRDIAASGSVAAAEHAFGTTLEVYRHAGRLVRAPARDARVPAGVSRYVWGETGLDTTPVYERPALTPPPRGEVDAGPCSRYYGQRRATFKANGRTRLPAFHGAFRSYHVCGYTPIQLRRAYHVGRTGLTGNGQTIGIVDAYADQTIEPDADRYARLHGDPGFAAGQLTQRVFTPFDRRPGCAGPAGWSREETLDVEAAHAMAPRAKMIYFGARDCGIVSLLHALAFAVDKNQVSVLSSSWGGPESNYTSGRIAAVRQVILQGEAQGITFLWPTGDHGNERAGGRAHVEYPASDPFATAVGGTSTAIGRSGRILWQTGWGSHSYLLSGEGRRWLPRGFYAGTGGGFSRRFARPAYMHGIVGRAFPPGRAIPDVAMDADSTTGMLVGQTEKVGGRIRFNQTRIGGTSLAAPLMAGMVAMAAQHARGRIGDLTPIVYRLKRERKGAFTDVTDVHSKDGNVFRLFDNGLNPRGGSTYVLATFGHDTALATRKGWDDTTGVGSPDARFLTIVARAK; encoded by the coding sequence ATGGCCAGGCGATCTGGAAGGGCGATGCTGGCGACAGCGACGGTTCTCGGCGCGGTCCTCATGGCCGGTACCACGCCGGCGACGGGGGCCGGCAGGATGGTCACGCTGCGGGGCAGCACGCCGGTGTGGGCATCGCAGCCCGCGCTCCGCCCATCACCGGCGGACGGGCATGTGTCCGTGCGCGTGATCCTTGCGCCCCGGGGAGGGGTCGCGGCGCTCGAGTCGGCGGTGCTCGCGACCACCACGCCGGACAGCTCGAGGTATCGGCACTTCCTCACGCCGGCCCAGTTCCGCGCGCGGTACGAGCCCACGGATGCTGCCGTCGCGGCCGTTCGCGGCTGGCTGCAGCGCTCGGGCATGCACGTCACGCAGGTGTCCCCGTACCGGCGCGACATCGCTGCGAGTGGAAGCGTCGCGGCGGCGGAGCACGCCTTCGGGACGACCCTCGAGGTCTACCGCCACGCCGGACGCCTCGTTCGCGCGCCGGCGCGGGACGCGCGCGTCCCGGCCGGCGTCTCGCGTTACGTCTGGGGCGAGACCGGCCTCGACACCACGCCGGTCTACGAGCGCCCTGCGCTCACCCCGCCGCCGCGCGGCGAGGTCGACGCCGGGCCCTGCAGCCGCTACTACGGACAGCGGCGAGCGACCTTCAAGGCGAACGGCCGCACCCGCCTGCCCGCATTTCACGGCGCATTCCGCAGCTATCACGTCTGCGGGTACACGCCGATCCAGCTGCGACGGGCCTATCACGTCGGCCGGACCGGGTTGACCGGCAACGGTCAGACGATCGGAATCGTCGACGCCTACGCCGATCAGACGATCGAGCCCGACGCGGACAGGTACGCGCGTCTCCATGGGGATCCCGGCTTCGCGGCCGGCCAGCTCACCCAGCGGGTGTTCACGCCGTTCGACCGGCGGCCCGGATGCGCAGGCCCGGCCGGCTGGTCACGCGAGGAGACGCTCGACGTCGAGGCCGCGCACGCGATGGCGCCCAGGGCCAAGATGATCTACTTCGGAGCGAGAGACTGTGGGATCGTCAGCCTGCTCCATGCGCTCGCCTTCGCGGTCGACAAGAACCAGGTGAGCGTGCTCAGCAGCTCGTGGGGCGGCCCTGAATCCAACTACACGAGCGGGAGAATCGCCGCGGTACGCCAGGTCATCCTCCAGGGCGAAGCCCAGGGGATCACCTTCCTGTGGCCGACAGGAGACCACGGCAACGAGCGCGCAGGGGGCCGCGCCCACGTCGAGTATCCGGCCAGCGACCCGTTCGCAACGGCGGTCGGCGGCACGTCGACGGCGATCGGGCGCAGCGGCAGGATCCTCTGGCAGACGGGATGGGGATCGCACTCCTACCTGCTCTCCGGCGAAGGCAGGCGCTGGCTCCCCCGCGGGTTCTACGCAGGCACCGGGGGCGGGTTCTCGCGCCGCTTCGCCCGGCCGGCCTACATGCACGGCATCGTCGGGAGGGCGTTCCCACCCGGTCGCGCCATCCCGGACGTGGCGATGGACGCGGACTCGACGACGGGGATGCTCGTCGGCCAGACCGAAAAGGTCGGCGGGCGGATCCGTTTCAACCAGACCCGGATCGGCGGCACGAGCCTCGCCGCGCCGCTCATGGCCGGAATGGTGGCGATGGCCGCCCAACACGCAAGGGGGCGCATCGGCGACCTGACGCCGATCGTCTACCGGCTCAAGCGCGAGCGGAAGGGTGCGTTCACCGACGTCACGGATGTCCACTCCAAGGACGGGAACGTCTTCCGCCTCTTCGACAACGGACTCAACCCTCGGGGAGGTTCGACCTACGTCCTGGCCACCTTCGGACACGACACGGCGCTCGCGACACGCAAGGGGTGGGACGACACCACCGGCGTCGGCTCGCCCGACGCCCGGTTCCTCACCATCGTCGCCAGGGCGAAGTAG